One Scomber scombrus chromosome 4, fScoSco1.1, whole genome shotgun sequence genomic region harbors:
- the LOC133979686 gene encoding proepiregulin-like, producing MRNRKPSVLPSLIGVMLLWPYVLTKSVSSKLQTADSASLSAGERPHVAKRSTQSCDSSYDNFCLNNGHCMLLVDINEHHCKCESGYYGPRCSNPELVVQPMGEEQIILTIFCVGLLIIGLSGALYFFCKWYKKNRFPRQQKRQGYKGVQTA from the exons ATGAGGAACAGAAAACCTTCAGTGCTCCCCTCACTTATCG GGGTCATGTTGCTCTGGCCGTATGTACTCACCAAGAGTGTCTCATCCAAACTGCAAACTGCAGACAGCGCCTCCCTATCTGCAG GAGAGCGCCCTCATGTGGCGAAGCGGTCGACACAGAGCTGCGACAGCTCGTATGACAACTTCTGCCTGAACAACGGTCATTGCATGCTGCTGGTGGACATCAACGAGCACCACTGCAA GTGTGAGAGCGGCTATTACGGCCCCAGGTGTAGCAATCCAGAGCTTGTCGTCCAGCCAATGGGAGAAGAGCAGATCATTCTTACCATTTTCTGTGTGGGTTTGCTGATTATAGGTCTGTCTGGAGCTCTGTACTTCTTCTGCAAATG GTATAAGAAAAACAGATTCCCACGTCAACAGAAACGGCAGGGTTACAAAGGAGTTCAGACGGCTTAA
- the LOC133979725 gene encoding epigen-like gives MFTQGQLWLEKAIFAAVAVVLFATAGQSAVLTDNLQTTTTPALSDSSLTTQLDNSSVEGPRVLRSHRSCESEHENYCGNGGKCMYPQDSDQPSCICTSSYTGPRCMFYNQSEPSRVPPELEQLIAIGFGVTIIIIVLALIIYCFAYKRCVKSAQLIKTVPSEMSV, from the exons ATGTTTACACAAGGACAGCTATGGCTGGAGAAGG CCATCTTCGCAGCAGTGGCAGTTGTTCTTTTTGCCACAGCAGGACAATCTGCAGTGCTGACAGACAACCTCCAGACCACAACAACTCCTGCTCTGTCTGACTCATCTTTGACCACTCAGCTTGATAACA GCAGTGTGGAGGGGCCTCGGGTTTTGCGATCACACAGATCCTGTGAAAGCGAGCATGAAAATTACTGCGGAAACGGTGGCAAATGCATGTACCCTCAAGACAGCGACCAACCTTCTTGCAT CTGCACGTCCTCGTACACCGGGCCTCGCTGTATGTTCTACAACCAGTCTGAACCCTCTCGTGTCCCGCCTGAGTTAGAGCAACTAATTGCCATCGGCTTCGGGGTCACCATAATCATCATTGTCCTGGCCTTGATAATTTACTGCTTTGCCTATAAGAG aTGTGTAAAATCAGCACAACTAATAAAGACTGTACCATCTGAGATGTCAGTGTGA